In a genomic window of Amyelois transitella isolate CPQ chromosome 29, ilAmyTran1.1, whole genome shotgun sequence:
- the LOC106129501 gene encoding ephrin-B2a, with amino-acid sequence MVSCAYFGLRQTPWTLLVLIFFIESVMGNYAKSFYIHWNTTNSIFRIDNTDHVFDLNKGNAQFEYDQVNIICPVYAPGTFEEDTEKYIIYNVSKEEYDTCRITNPNPRIIAICDKPHKLMFFTITFRPFTPQPGGLEFLPGKDYYFISTSSKDDLHRRIGGRCLSHNMKLVFRVCCKPEEQSPVPPPQPTLPPPPPPPTTTTTTTTTTSMKPVTKKTHKYDKAQNEVVKSEELSYSRGAALASSLALALAAVAVLAPLAR; translated from the coding sequence ATGGTGTCTTGCGCTTACTTCGGCCTCCGGCAAACGCCCTGGACCCTCCTAGTCCTCATTTTCTTCATCGAAAGCGTGATGGGAAATTACGCAAAGTCTTTCTACATACATTGGAATACCACAAATAGTATATTCAGGATAGACAATACAGACCACGTATTTGACCTCAACAAAGGTAACGCTCAGTTCGAATACGACCAAGTGaatataatttgtcccgtgtaCGCCCCGGGGACTTTTGAGGAGGACACAGAAaagtacataatttataacgTTAGCAAGGAAGAGTACGATACGTGTAGAATAACGAATCCTAATCCAAGGATCATAGCTATTTGTGATAAACCGCACAAGTTGATGTTCTTCACGATCACGTTTAGACCGTTCACACCTCAGCCGGGCGGGCTGGAGTTCTTGCCCGGGAAAGACTACTATTTCATATCGACGTCTAGCAAAGACGATTTACACAGACGCATCGGCGGTCGATGCCTCAGTCACAACATGAAACTCGTGTTTCGTGTTTGCTGCAAGCCCGAGGAGCAGTCGCCCGTCCCGCCTCCCCAGCCGACCCTGCCTCCTCCTCCGCCGCCCCCCACGACCACCACCACGACTACAACGACGACATCAATGAAACCAGTCACGAAAAAGACGCACAAATATGACAAGGCCCAGAACGAGGTGGTCAAAAGCGAAGAGCTGTCGTACTCAAGAGGAGCAGCTTTGGCGTCGTCCTTGGCTCTGGCCCTGGCTGCAGTCGCAGTGCTGGCCCCTCTGGCTCGGTGA